The following proteins are encoded in a genomic region of Phycisphaera sp.:
- the asnS gene encoding asparagine--tRNA ligase, translated as MSSMRVKDALLAEVGAGVTLKGWVRTRRDSKAGLSFIQLHDGSCFDPIQVVAKTDLPNYENEVLHLTTGCAVEVDGELVESQGKGQRVEVVAKEVRVVGMVDDPDTYPASAKRHSFEYLREVAHLRPRTNTFGAMARVRHRLAYAVHSYLEQNGFYWIHTPIITTSDAEGAGHLFRVSTLDAMNPPLTEDKRGVDWTEDFFGKQAFLTVSGQLNVETYCCALSRVYTFGPTFRAENSNTSRHLAEFWMIEPEIAFADLNDNAKLAEGLLKHVFDDVLTHCADDAKFFDERIEKGLVDRLKHVIASPFRMLPYTEAVDILQKCGKKFEFPVEWGTDLQSEHERYLTEEKFKQPVVVVDYPKDIKAFYMRMNDDGKTVAAMDVLVPGVGELIGGSQREERLDVLDSRIDEMGLPKDEYGWYRDLRKYGTVPHAGFGLGFERLVMYCTGLQNIRDAIPFPRATGQATF; from the coding sequence ATGAGCTCGATGCGTGTGAAGGATGCCCTTCTGGCCGAGGTTGGGGCGGGCGTGACCCTCAAGGGCTGGGTGCGGACCCGGCGGGACTCGAAGGCGGGGCTGAGCTTCATCCAGTTGCACGACGGCTCGTGCTTCGACCCGATCCAGGTCGTCGCCAAGACCGACCTGCCGAACTATGAGAACGAGGTCCTGCACCTGACCACGGGGTGCGCGGTCGAGGTCGATGGCGAGCTGGTCGAGAGCCAGGGCAAGGGCCAGCGCGTGGAAGTGGTCGCGAAGGAAGTTCGGGTCGTTGGCATGGTCGACGACCCGGATACGTACCCGGCCAGTGCCAAGCGGCACAGCTTTGAGTACCTGCGTGAGGTGGCGCACCTGCGACCGCGCACCAACACGTTCGGCGCGATGGCGCGAGTTCGGCATCGCCTGGCGTACGCCGTGCATAGCTACCTCGAGCAGAACGGGTTCTATTGGATCCACACACCCATCATCACGACGAGCGACGCGGAGGGCGCGGGGCACCTCTTTCGCGTCAGCACGCTGGACGCGATGAACCCGCCGCTGACCGAGGACAAGCGGGGTGTGGACTGGACCGAAGACTTCTTCGGCAAGCAGGCGTTCCTGACGGTATCGGGGCAGCTGAACGTCGAGACGTACTGCTGTGCGCTCAGCCGGGTCTATACGTTCGGGCCGACGTTCCGGGCGGAGAACAGCAACACGAGTCGGCACCTGGCCGAGTTCTGGATGATCGAGCCCGAGATCGCGTTCGCCGACCTGAACGACAACGCGAAGCTGGCCGAGGGGTTGCTCAAGCACGTGTTCGACGACGTGCTGACGCACTGCGCCGACGATGCCAAGTTCTTCGACGAGCGCATCGAGAAGGGGCTGGTCGATCGGCTGAAGCACGTGATCGCGTCGCCCTTCCGGATGCTGCCCTACACCGAGGCTGTGGACATCCTGCAGAAGTGCGGCAAGAAGTTCGAGTTCCCCGTCGAGTGGGGCACCGACCTGCAGAGCGAGCACGAGCGGTACCTGACCGAAGAGAAGTTCAAGCAGCCGGTGGTAGTGGTGGACTATCCCAAGGACATCAAGGCGTTCTACATGCGGATGAACGATGATGGGAAGACAGTAGCCGCGATGGACGTGCTGGTGCCGGGCGTGGGCGAGCTGATCGGTGGCAGCCAGCGCGAGGAGCGGCTGGACGTGCTGGACAGTCGCATCGACGAGATGGGCCTGCCCAAGGACGAGTACGGCTGGTATCGCGATCTGCGCAAGTATGGCACCGTGCCGCACGCGGGCTTCGGGCTGGGCTTCGAGCGGCTGGTGATGTATTGCACGGGGCTGCAGAACATCCGCGATGCGATCCCCTTCCCGCGGGCGACGGGGCAGGCGACGTTCTAG
- a CDS encoding (2Fe-2S)-binding protein: protein MGPDDNVCLCFHVPLGKIRAYVKREDPPVASLISECLGAGTGCGWCVPVLKQLHRQHQAGEPMEVRVDPEIYAGGRRSYQKTGERPDETASDGGESS from the coding sequence ATGGGCCCAGACGACAACGTCTGCTTGTGCTTCCACGTCCCACTGGGCAAGATCCGGGCCTACGTCAAGCGAGAAGACCCGCCCGTGGCCTCGCTTATCAGCGAGTGCCTCGGGGCCGGCACCGGCTGCGGCTGGTGCGTCCCGGTGCTCAAACAGCTCCACCGCCAACACCAGGCCGGCGAGCCGATGGAAGTACGGGTTGACCCAGAGATCTACGCCGGCGGCCGCCGATCCTACCAGAAGACCGGGGAAAGGCCGGATGAGACCGCATCCGATGGCGGAGAGTCGTCGTAG
- a CDS encoding MATE family efflux transporter, with product MTLPGAPEEQRLLLRHPLLDMLFIAAPSIVQMVSYSAMQFVDMQMVTQWGDDPVYVSAQGNGGMAVWIPLSLIFGMSGVVSSFVSQNLGAGSPRKGAQYVWAQWWIALATAVVLLPMVFALPPVFAKMGHSPELVDLETGYANILIYGAILTMGARTVAQYFFGMHKPLVPMAAALLGNVVNVLANFVLIFGLLGFPELGLMGAALGTVIGSAVEMLIPAAMFLMPHWAKNFDTRTAWKPASKPIKEILRVGTPAGLMMVNEMVCFGYLMVGLGGRFGEAQQAAGWVALRYMSLSFMPTVGLSIAITAIVGRLIGMGRLDLAEKRAWLGMGLGIAYMGTCATCFIVFREQLMGLFVTEDMDAESAAELVRVGSMILIAAAVFQTFDAVAVTMTGALRGAGDTLVPSVLTIVLSWLLIVGGGHLAVAVKPEWGAVGPWIFASAYIVVLGVALLVRFKLGAWKRMKLSGDEIEV from the coding sequence ATGACCCTCCCCGGCGCTCCAGAAGAACAACGCCTGCTGCTCCGGCACCCGCTGCTGGACATGCTGTTCATCGCCGCGCCCAGCATCGTGCAGATGGTCAGCTACTCGGCGATGCAGTTCGTCGACATGCAGATGGTGACCCAGTGGGGCGACGACCCGGTATACGTCTCGGCCCAGGGCAACGGCGGCATGGCCGTGTGGATCCCGCTCTCGCTGATCTTCGGCATGTCGGGCGTGGTGTCGAGCTTCGTCTCGCAGAACCTGGGCGCGGGCTCGCCGCGCAAGGGTGCGCAGTATGTTTGGGCGCAGTGGTGGATCGCGCTGGCGACGGCGGTAGTGCTGCTACCGATGGTGTTCGCGCTCCCCCCGGTCTTCGCAAAGATGGGACACTCGCCCGAATTGGTTGATCTGGAAACGGGCTACGCCAACATCCTGATCTACGGCGCGATCCTGACGATGGGCGCGCGGACCGTCGCCCAGTACTTCTTTGGTATGCACAAGCCGCTGGTGCCGATGGCCGCGGCCCTGCTGGGCAACGTCGTGAACGTGCTGGCGAATTTTGTGCTGATCTTTGGGTTGCTGGGCTTCCCCGAGCTTGGATTGATGGGCGCGGCCCTGGGCACGGTCATCGGCAGCGCGGTCGAGATGCTCATCCCCGCGGCCATGTTCCTGATGCCGCACTGGGCGAAGAACTTCGACACCCGCACCGCGTGGAAGCCGGCCTCCAAGCCCATCAAGGAGATCCTGCGCGTCGGCACGCCCGCGGGCCTCATGATGGTCAACGAGATGGTCTGCTTCGGCTACCTCATGGTGGGGCTCGGCGGCCGCTTTGGCGAGGCCCAGCAGGCCGCAGGCTGGGTCGCGCTGCGGTACATGAGCCTGTCGTTCATGCCCACGGTGGGGCTGTCGATCGCCATCACCGCCATCGTCGGCCGGCTCATCGGCATGGGCCGGCTCGACCTGGCCGAGAAGCGGGCCTGGCTTGGCATGGGCCTGGGCATCGCGTACATGGGCACCTGCGCCACGTGCTTCATCGTGTTCCGCGAGCAGCTCATGGGCCTGTTCGTGACCGAGGACATGGACGCCGAGAGCGCCGCCGAACTCGTGCGCGTGGGCTCGATGATCCTGATCGCCGCGGCGGTGTTCCAGACGTTCGACGCCGTGGCGGTGACGATGACCGGCGCCCTGCGCGGGGCGGGCGACACGCTGGTGCCCAGCGTGCTGACGATCGTGCTGTCGTGGCTGCTCATCGTCGGCGGGGGGCACTTAGCTGTCGCGGTGAAGCCCGAGTGGGGTGCCGTTGGCCCCTGGATCTTCGCCTCGGCCTACATCGTGGTGCTGGGCGTGGCGTTGCTGGTGCGCTTCAAGCTGGGGGCGTGGAAGCGGATGAAGCTGTCGGGGGACGAGATCGAGGTGTGA
- a CDS encoding tetratricopeptide repeat protein, with the protein MSSSSSPSALDMVIGSGGDSALAGRLLGEAREQAAAGDRLDAIGTLRKAVQADAGHDEAAFQLAYHLDLAGEEDEAISLYERLCDKTPAPVNALLNLAVLYEDRQEYNRAERCLRQVLDTDPNHPRARLYMKDVVASRDEGTIEDSESDHIKRRQEMEMAVTDFDLSVRTRTALKRMNIRTLGDLLRTTEAELMSYKNFGDSSLDEIKKMLSGKNMALGQGVDDGHRSGRRTALDRFRGTSQEAMLNKPVTDLALSVRARRALQLLNIQSLGDLVSHTEAELMGVKNFGATSLTEVKERLVEIGMGLRTIEE; encoded by the coding sequence TTGAGTTCCAGCTCGTCCCCTAGTGCGCTCGATATGGTCATTGGTTCTGGTGGAGACTCGGCCCTGGCCGGCCGGCTGCTCGGGGAGGCCCGCGAGCAGGCCGCCGCGGGCGATCGGCTGGATGCCATCGGCACGCTCCGAAAGGCCGTGCAGGCCGACGCGGGGCACGACGAGGCGGCCTTCCAGCTTGCCTACCACCTCGACCTGGCCGGCGAGGAGGACGAGGCTATCAGTCTCTACGAGCGGCTGTGCGACAAGACGCCCGCTCCGGTGAACGCCCTGCTGAACCTGGCCGTGCTGTACGAGGACCGCCAGGAGTACAACCGGGCCGAGCGGTGCCTGCGGCAGGTGCTCGATACCGACCCGAACCACCCCCGGGCCCGGCTTTACATGAAGGACGTGGTGGCCAGCCGCGACGAGGGCACCATCGAGGACTCCGAGAGCGACCACATCAAGCGTCGCCAGGAGATGGAGATGGCGGTCACCGACTTCGATCTGTCGGTGCGCACGCGGACGGCCCTGAAGCGGATGAACATCCGCACGCTGGGCGACCTGCTGCGGACGACCGAGGCCGAGCTGATGAGCTACAAGAACTTCGGGGACTCGAGCCTCGACGAGATCAAGAAGATGCTGTCTGGCAAGAACATGGCCCTGGGCCAGGGCGTCGACGATGGCCACCGCTCGGGCCGCCGGACCGCCCTCGACCGCTTCCGCGGCACCAGCCAGGAGGCCATGCTGAACAAGCCCGTGACGGATCTGGCCCTCAGCGTGCGTGCCCGCCGGGCGCTGCAATTGCTGAACATCCAGAGCCTGGGCGACCTGGTGAGCCACACCGAGGCCGAGCTGATGGGTGTGAAGAACTTCGGCGCCACTTCACTTACGGAGGTGAAGGAGCGGCTGGTCGAGATCGGTATGGGGCTTCGGACAATCGAAGAATAA
- the pdxA gene encoding 4-hydroxythreonine-4-phosphate dehydrogenase PdxA gives MTTSDPANLPCIAVSMGDPGGIGPEVLCAAVRGGAAEGARVVIYGPSRALGRHEWPVVHELADIDQSEPVVVCQLGDDDGQPFDHDSTPRGGAVSHAQVLHAIDATRLPEGHPAKAHAICTGPISKAAWVAAGHGRHLGHTELLAERLEAGRHAMAFVSPNLLVALVTAHIPLREVASAITTERVGEVIELAAGLCRDLGIEDPRVAVAGVNPHAGEGGALGTEDDAIIAPAVEAARASGIDVAGPLPGDTVFRDARRPAGKFDIVVAMFHDQALAPLKLVAFDSAVNITLGLGVPRTSPDHGTAFGIAGRGVADAGSMAAALALAARLAAARSTSPT, from the coding sequence GTGACCACCAGCGATCCCGCCAACCTCCCATGCATCGCCGTTTCGATGGGCGACCCCGGCGGCATCGGGCCCGAGGTGCTGTGCGCGGCCGTGCGAGGTGGGGCGGCCGAGGGGGCGCGGGTCGTCATCTACGGCCCATCGCGGGCGCTCGGTCGGCACGAGTGGCCCGTGGTCCACGAATTGGCGGACATTGACCAGAGCGAGCCCGTGGTCGTGTGCCAGCTCGGTGACGACGACGGCCAGCCGTTCGATCACGACTCGACGCCCCGAGGTGGGGCCGTCAGCCACGCCCAGGTGCTGCACGCCATCGACGCGACCAGGCTGCCCGAGGGCCACCCGGCGAAGGCCCACGCCATCTGCACCGGCCCCATCAGCAAGGCGGCCTGGGTGGCGGCGGGGCACGGGCGGCACCTGGGCCACACAGAACTGCTGGCCGAGCGGCTGGAGGCCGGCCGCCACGCGATGGCGTTCGTGAGCCCGAACCTGCTCGTGGCGCTGGTGACGGCCCACATCCCGCTACGGGAGGTGGCCTCGGCCATCACGACCGAGCGCGTGGGCGAGGTCATCGAACTGGCCGCCGGGCTGTGCCGCGATCTGGGCATCGAGGATCCCAGGGTTGCTGTTGCGGGGGTGAACCCACACGCGGGCGAGGGCGGGGCTCTGGGTACCGAGGACGACGCGATCATCGCGCCCGCTGTCGAAGCGGCCCGGGCAAGCGGTATTGACGTTGCGGGGCCCTTGCCGGGCGACACGGTCTTCCGCGACGCCCGCCGGCCCGCCGGGAAATTCGACATCGTGGTGGCGATGTTCCACGATCAGGCCCTGGCACCGCTGAAATTGGTCGCCTTCGACAGCGCGGTGAACATAACCTTGGGGCTCGGCGTGCCCCGGACCAGCCCCGACCACGGGACCGCCTTCGGCATCGCCGGGCGGGGCGTGGCCGACGCGGGATCGATGGCCGCCGCCCTGGCGCTGGCCGCACGGCTCGCCGCCGCACGTTCGACCTCCCCCACGTAG
- a CDS encoding sulfur transferase domain-containing protein produces the protein MIEPRKTVVLCLGIAGLIATGGCACQRCATTEEPAATPDSMAAAEPEPIEVHQWDRWRIAGQPMPGDYERQARAGTTLVVNLRTQPEVDRLEFDPREEVESRGMAYVAIPMGGDNGYTPDQLDAFTNAIDGVEGPIMIHCASGGRARMLWAAYFVEEEGIPLNEAMLRMEEVGGRPAVMERLLGHRLHYTLGEPLPEPEADQP, from the coding sequence ATGATCGAACCACGCAAGACCGTTGTCCTGTGCCTTGGTATCGCCGGGCTGATTGCTACCGGCGGCTGCGCCTGCCAACGGTGCGCCACCACCGAAGAACCGGCCGCCACGCCCGACAGCATGGCCGCCGCCGAGCCCGAGCCCATCGAGGTCCACCAGTGGGACCGCTGGCGCATCGCCGGCCAGCCCATGCCGGGCGACTACGAGCGGCAAGCCCGGGCAGGCACCACGCTGGTGGTCAACCTCCGCACCCAGCCCGAGGTCGATCGCCTCGAATTCGACCCGCGCGAAGAGGTCGAGAGCCGCGGCATGGCCTACGTCGCGATCCCGATGGGCGGCGACAACGGATACACGCCCGACCAACTCGATGCGTTTACCAATGCCATCGATGGCGTCGAGGGGCCGATCATGATCCACTGCGCTTCGGGTGGCCGCGCCCGCATGTTGTGGGCCGCCTACTTCGTCGAGGAAGAAGGCATCCCCCTCAACGAGGCGATGCTCCGGATGGAAGAGGTCGGCGGCCGACCAGCCGTGATGGAACGCTTGCTCGGGCATCGCCTCCACTACACGCTGGGAGAGCCCCTGCCCGAGCCGGAAGCCGACCAGCCGTGA